The Lates calcarifer isolate ASB-BC8 linkage group LG11, TLL_Latcal_v3, whole genome shotgun sequence genomic sequence TACTCCAACATGGCGTCCAGCTGGTCGGCCAGGTCATCGAACATGCTGCCGATGTCATCCAGGATGCTAACCGTGGTCTTCTGCTCAGCCACAgagctaaacacacacacacacacacacgaagagagagagagaagcacagcatTTTACCAAATGATGGAGAACACTCCAAATTTTAATTGGAAGATCTGGGACCCTCATTTCACAGTGGTTGTTGGTGGAAAGCCAGTGGCACTGATACTGAGACTGTGGGGCTAACTGACCTGTTGGCTAGAAAGCAACATGCGTGAAATCACACCCGCGTAAATCTCCACAAAAATTCCACAACCCCCTTTATTTTTTACTTgctttttactttactttttacttttttgcgtgacttttattttacctttttcaACCAGCGGACTTGTGATCATGGTATTAATGccataataaatctttttgCCAAATGTTTTCTTGTATTCTAATCAAATGTGGAGCACCAGACACTATTTTGGTCAGACTCATTAAAAAGAGAATGGAGTGTGCAGCTGTTTCCCCGGTTACCTGGTGTTTTGGATGGAGACActggggaggaggaaggaactGACAGTCCTGTGGAGTTTCCTGAGAGAGACGTTTTAACTGGATTTTTCACGAGACAGTGTGAATGGTTTTCACAGTGTCTCCAACATGATTTTGCAGTGGAAAGTGTAGAATAATTCATCAAAACAATAAGTCTGATGTGCAGACGAGCAGAGGTTTCTGTGGTTATTTTACAACAGTCTGGTGCCTGTTGCACAAAATTAAACAGTGGATCGGCTGTGCGCTATTGTGGCTTGACAGTGTGCAACATCACTCCTGTTAAAGACCGCAGAAGGCTGTAAAGAGTCACCAGAGTAAAGAAAAGGTCTTTCAGCACAGACTATCCAGTAATGGACAGTAATGGATTACAGAGCTGATAAGGATCACTCATCACTGGTATTAATGCCATAAACCAACTTTTTGCCTGCATGATCCCACATCAGCTGGTTGaaagatgtaaaataaaagtgcaaaaCTTGAATAAAGGGGGTTCTGTGATTTCAGGAGGTTTACATGGGTGTGATTTCACAGAATTAAGTGACTAAAATACTATGGAAAAATGAGCAGTTGACGCTCTCTGAGCAGGTGGGCGGCAGGCAATGTAAAATACTCATTCTTGGCACCAAAATTGCAGTGCACCACGTCACCACATCCTCTTTTGTGCGTCTCCTCCCACTGAGGTGCACAGTGAACCACCATGATAACACTACTGGTGCAGTCAAGAAAATTACCCCAGTGCACTGCAAGAAAATACCAGGTCACCAGAGTGCCACTGCATGTGCCAGCGCAGACACAGAGCCCTCGGTCTTGTTAAAAGTAACTTATGATATTTCTCTGTTattagtgttgtttttcatgtctcGACCTTTGCATTAGTTTAGCATGTGtatatgagagtgtgtgtgctccttACTCCTCCTGCCGCAGTATCTTATCCTCCACAGCCCGCAGAGCCGCGGCCAGCGATGCACTTGTCTCCTCGAGTTTCTGATGCACCAAAGAATCCACACTGAAGTCTGGTGTTGTTGTAGCAGGTGGAGCCGTCACCCCACCTCCAACCATCCCGCTGTCCACCGACACACCCCCGATGGAGGATCGAGGTGGCTTGACGGGCGGTGGGGTCGGGCTGGGAGTGGCGGGAGTCTGGGGCGTCTGTGGTGTGGTGGGTGTCTGCGGGGTGTGGGGGCTCTGGGCAGACGGGCTCGGTGGCTTGGCATTTGGCGGGCTGGGAGTGTTGGAAGGGGGGAAAGAGGGCGGTGAGCTGGTCTGTCGGGCCACCGCAGAGTGCTGTTTTACCGGGGCAGGGGCCGGGGTTGGGGAAGGGGGACTGGTCATGGAGTGGATGAGCTTGGCCGGTTTGGGTGCTGTGGGCGGTGGCACTGGTTTGGGTGAGACTGGTGGAGGTATCTTCTTTCCTTCcactacagagagagaaaaacaaaaacaaggctgAGTTACTGACTGGCTAAAGCACTTCTGTTCCACAGCTCCGGGCTCCCAGGGGCCTTAAAGGCCAAGGATTACTGTGTATCATTTTCTAGTCTATATCAAGTAAAGATGTGACAAAGGCTTCAGAGAtcatacaaacagaaactgtgcCAGACGTACAAGCAGGGGGGGTGGAACAAATAATTCTGTAAGTTCTACCATGAAACTGAGACTAAAGAGCAAAGTGTGGCTCTTATAAAGTTgtaaattgttgttgttatagCCTCATAACATAAAATAGCAGTAATGTGTTTGCAGGGATTTACTGTGATAGGGCTGATCCATAATAATCAATATTCAGTAATCAGTAATGATTCAATCATTTCCTCAGATGGAATTTATGGATCGGATTGTGAGTGTGGTCACCGTTTTTCCAACTTGACTGGACAGCACATTGACAAATTAGTTCTATTTATATCTCAAGCTCAACTGGTACTTCTGTTACTTTTTGTGAGTGTAGCCAAAAGTAACACCACAAAATCTTTTGTTGTCCAGTGTGGTCAGATGATGAGTTGTATGTACAAACAAGTTTGTTTAGAGCACACTGACACCTTGGCAGACTCAGGCAACTTAAAGGCATCAGTATGCTTCAAGTTTCTCAAACAACCTCTGAAACCCCCTCCTCCAAACCTTTCTGACTTTGGAACTGAGGGCCTGGATatctttttttaactgacaactcaatcatttaaataattcatcacCTGTCATTATGAGGCCTTCCAATCAGGACAGCTATGAACACAGGATATTGATTTTACTACAGAGTGCCTGCATTTTTCAGATTATGACCTCCATTTTCAACCATAtccgacacaaacacacagtcatagTCTGTGAGTACCTGGGCTTCCTGGTGTTCCAGGACCTGGCAACGGGACTCTTTTGTTGGAGGAAGGCTGTGGGGGGGTCTGTGGGCCTCCTTGTCTCTTTATCTGCCCCACCACAGGCTTAGGGGAGACTGGCGGCTTTGGTTTCCTTTGTGGACCTCCTTCATTGACCACTGGAGCTCCTTGATCCACACTGTCCCTGCGAGGAGCAGCAGTCACTTGCGGCTGAGGTTGTTGTTGGGGTAGAGGTTGTGGCTGCTCCGTCACTCCTGCATCAGACACCGGGCGGCGTTTCATGGTGGCAGTGCCATTCTGATAGGGTACTGGTTGCGTGGTGTTTGGTGGCCCAGTTGCCACAGGCTCTCCATTAGCTGTGGCCATGTCTGCATAGCCCTCAGGCTCCTTGTCGCGGCTCTTGGGCCGCCGTTTGACAGTGGATGATTCCTGGAGGGTGAAGTCGGAGCCATTGGGGTGGGGCTTGGAGCTGCGGGGCCGTCGCTTCAAGGTTGCTGTGGCCTCAACATTGGAGATGTCTTCCTGGGGGTAACCACCATCTCCCTGGGGACCCTCGCCGTCAccctgcagacaaacacaaaatacacactaACGGAAAATTCATACATTCGTGACAAGGGGTCATTTTTGcacaaacagtcaaaaacatTGATAAAGATATATGGATAACATAAATAAGGCATACAGAACACAGAAGCTTCACTATGGATTTGTACTACATTAgctcacatttcattttagcacattacattacatagatagatagatagataggtagatagatagGCAGATAGATAGACAAACATATATATAGATAGCTAcctgtccttctccttctcctcgaCCCTGGCGGCGGATTGTCAAGCTCCCCTCCTCCGCAAATGGCAGGTTCTctgatgagctgctgctgcctcccGAGCTGGGGTGGGGGGACGACggagggtggggggaggaggaatTTACAGTGGGAGGGGAGGTTTCAGGTTGGACGGAGGGAGATGGGAGAGCAGAGGGAGTTGGCTGGTTCCGCCTGGCAGCTGCCACCAGCTCTGTGACAGGGCCACTAATGGTCCGCCGTCGGTTCACCACTTCACCGTCCAGACCAATGGCATCCCGTGTTTTCCCCACCTGGTAAACATACGATCATGTCATTGGTTAAGTCAATTGGTTAAGTATTGGGAAGTATGTATACTTGACACTTCAAAGAGgaagacatacagtacagataCTTCTACAATGATTTATGAAATGTTCTCAATACCTGCAAGAAATTCTTCTGCAGTGCCATGCCTTTGGCTCCACCCCCTATAGAAGACATTTCCAACATGGCAGCGATGCTCCTGACGCTACCCATGCTGCTCGtctccacagcagctgtttccaCGGACACCCCGAGGTCGCTGGCCCGCCGCTGTTGGTGGTAAGGCACGTCCAGCATCCCCCCTGTGGTAGTAtgtgtttgctgcagtgtgttggCATCTGTCAGGTTGGAGTTGGAACTGGAGATGGCAGAGCTGGAACGTTTGGGCGGTGGCGGGGGCGGGCCTTTTTTCTTCTGACGCAGCGCAAAGGACTGCGTTTGGTTGCGGTTAGCGTTCTTTTCCTGGTTGCGGACGGAGTGGCTGCGGCTGACGCGGTGGGTCACTGTGGCGTATTTACCTCCCTCCCCTCTGACGACAGCTGAGCTCTGATTTCCTACTACCTCTGCTTCTCCTTCTccgcctccacctcctcctcctgctttttcATCACATTCGCCATCGGACACGGCATATCGGTTGAGGCTGTGAGCGCGTTTCTTCTGGAGCGCCGAGGGCTCTGCTCCTTCTCCCTCAGCAAGTTCAACCTCTggggggaggcagaggagagggacCTGTGGTTGTTGGCTCTCCCTGACCTCCatcatctgtgtctgtgagtggTGCTGACTGTGTGCCTGGTTCTGTGGCTGGACtagaggctgctgctgctgctgctgaggctgaggctgctgctgaggctgaggctgaggctgaggttgAGGCTGGATACATGGAGCCCCGCGGTGGGTTGGAGACTGAGGTGGGTGTGAGCGCGGTGACTGAGGTCTCTCCCCCTGGATGAACTGGGGGGACGGCTTGGGTTTGGCCTGCGGGGAAGGTGCGCTCTGggcagaggaagtggaggaggaagacgaggtTCTAGTCTTGGTAGGAGTGTGAGGGGGCGTGTAGGGTGGAGCAGGCTGTGAATGGGAGTGGGAGTGACGGTGTTTGCCTTGAGAGGAGACACTGCCTCTGTGGGAGGAGGTGCTTCCctggctgctctgctgcctcATAGTCCGCGCCTCCTTCTTAGGTGGCCCAGTacctcctcccccacctcctgtCATCACCTCATCATGATCTTTGCTCAGGCTGCGTGTTCGTTGAGCTTTGACCTCCTGACCTGGTTGAGTCATGGCACTCTGTAGCTCAGTGCTCAACTCGCTGTCCTGGAAGGTGCTCATCTTTGGAGACAtgacctctgaggagaaaaagaatgTCAAATTAATATGACGATAAGGTGACATGTCTGACCACTGCAAAATCTCATTAGATAAGGCAGTATACAGTAgatctgatttaaaaaagttGGTCATTATCAATTTATCATCTGTTGGCTTACCGTCTGGAGGTGGGCTGTCCACTGACAtgacttcctgctgctgtgtgattgGTGGGGGCTTCTTTCGGAGGGAGCCCCGCCCATCTGAACCACGCTGCATTTCTGCCAGTCGCTTCACTGCCAGCATCAGCTTCTTTTGGTGACCTAAAACATCAACAGATTGGAATTACCGGTCTCATTAAATCTCAaaaatttgaagaaataaaTTAGAGGacaacaaattatttttaatatcattttcaatttaaaaaatcagattttagtTTAGCTATTTTATTAGAtcataattaataaataataacaataattgcATAAATAGATAACATTTTCAGAACCTTAATATTCCTGTATTTTGCACTTAATCCTTTATCTATTCCCTATTTTCCCCACATAACATTTCCTTTTCACAATCAGCAATCATAGATAGCTAACTGAAGCATGACTAAACACCAACTTTTTCAGCTAGCTACCCAACTAAAGCTAATTTTCATCATAAATGACATCATCCAGTGCACGAAATGTTAACGTGATATACTGTGTCCTGCTGTACTAtcactgtattcattttcttaACACTTAACAACTAACTACTAACAAAGTTAGCGAGCTAACACTACTTAGTCCACCATAGCATTGTATTCATACTTCATACATCATTTTTGACCTGTCTGATCACCTTTCATTTATATCAGTGTCGGGGCTCCATATACATGCGTCTCTCAGTAATTTGTTAAGAGGAAGGGGAAGGGGCAGCTGTTTCCTCATGAATtttcatacatatacatttttgCTGCAGAAAACACTGTAGAGTTGATGTCAGATTCCAATACTTGGAGTAGATTCTCCAGGAAGTGACATCTGTTTCCCCATCGATTTATGTTTCCCCTTCCCTTAACCTAAAGCTTACCCTCACCTTACCCCTAACCAGTTATCTCTGCTTACATCTAGGAATATAATGTTTACTATAGCAGCAGCTCAATTAGATGGCAGAGACATAAAGGAGGACTCTACTGTAGCACAAATCACTGTCCATTGAGCTGAAGCTTGACTGCAGTAGACTCTAATGCTTCGAACAGTATACTGTAACTCTCAAAGTGCTCTAACTGTAAaaaatgcattaatgtgtaTAAAGTATGAAACAAACTGTCTGACTTACCCAGTTTGGTGATGCCGATTTCTTGCAGGTCCTCCCAAGTGATGTCAGTGATAAAGTCGATGTTCTCATAACCGTTCTGCACTAACACCTGGTGGTACTGGCTTAGACCAATGGCAGATAACCATTCTCCTAGATTGGCCTACAGGAACACCAGAAACATGACTGCTCACCAGGctagctaaagctaaagctggTAACTTTAGACTAACAAGCAGGGCAGCCAACTAACACATCTGGCATTTTTTGCTGAACCAATAGAATTATGATGTACACCGTATCACACTGTGTCACTATACCAGGCAAGCATCTACAATACTTGGTCATtaaagcagagtgtgtgtgcatgtatgtctTGAGTTTTACTCACAGGTTTCTGATCAGGTAGCCACTCTGAGACATTTAGCTTGTTAATCTCTgatgtcattttctttctgtgaccTGGTTTAGTTATCCCAATAGCTGTCAGatcctatacacacacaaacaaacagattacacacacataagatACAGTAGTGGAAGGTGTAGGTTTTCCACCACAAAGTGCATTAAAATCTACAATAATccagcagtctctctctctctctctcacacacacacacaggaaaacttgcaacacaaagaaatgaGACGGCATGACATCTAATGAAAGCTTTTGTCAGGTGAggagaaaagagcagaaatgtaaatgtctcaaaattataagaaaaagcagaaaagcaaGGAAAGCAAAAGCAAATGTCCATAGTGAAAAGGAAGCACCCCAAGAAATCAGTCAGCTAAATTCTCCATAATTTCACTTAGATCCAGCTCTTagttttatacttttatatTACACTTCTTCATATATATTGAAACTAAGAGAATTATAAATTATAGAGTGCACATTAAGAACtgtaattaatgaaaaatacagtgaatCATCCCGTCAATGTTTgttgagttttgtttgtgtaattcaGTGGTAGTTGTGGTggacacacaagaacacacattTCCAGACATAAATTAACATTCAATAAtcatcacacatgcacacacacacgtgcgcgcgcacacacacacacacacgcacatggaAGAATAATTCATAAATTCTATACAGATGTgacaaaacatacagtaataGGGGCAAAGATTTTATGACGTCTCTAATAACAAAGCTCTTTTTAAGTCAGCCCAGCTCTGAACCCTTCAGCATGCACAACTATGACTGCAgtgagtgtatatatataaataatttatatatgCTATAAATTATTTGTATGTAGGTGAGCGTGGCAGAGAGCATCAAGTCTAGTTCCTTGGaacaggcagcagcagtgtttgggggtggggggggggacagaGGGTTGCATGGACAGATTTTTACATCAACTTTATGTTCACAGGctttatttttgaatgtgtttaGCACTGGACCCTGTACACTGGCAGCTCAAAATGGAAGTGAGAGTACATGGATAGAGATGTAGAGTTAAAAGGCAAGCAACAATTATATGATGCATTACggcagtttgtttattttattgtctttttgttgtcgttgttttttccattttatgttagTGTAGAACGTATTATTAATCCTTAAATTTTTAGTGTGATttgattttctattttttgacTTTGGAAATTCCAGCTGATTTCTGTACAGTATGAACTGCTTACTATTGTTGTATAGGCTGATGCAAAATAACAATGTGAACAAATATTCGATATTTATTTGAAAGGGTACTCcagtatttaaacatttttgttaagctgcaaaacaccaaaaaacatcctgtattTCCTGTGAAGCGACTCAGGATCATTTTTCAAAACCTAACCCATGATCATCATGAGAGTTATTTTCTTAGACTTTGGAAAACTGAAGgcattttaaaactgttttaacaggttgaaaaaatattgtaatataCACTAATACTCCTCTTGGTAAGTGAACTGAACTTCATGAAATTGttggagtgcccctttaagaCTTACTGTCAGAGGGTAAAATGATTAACTtaatacagaaataataaagaaatttggtaaagagcttttttttttgcttttcatgaaACAGATGAGCATTGTTTTGAGTTTTCCTTTGGCAGTTGTCCTTTTACTTAAAGCTACATTAAGTTGTTTTTGGAGGACTTACCAAGACTAGCAGTAACAGGAACATTCTCAGTTAAATACAATCAGCTTATGTATTTGTTATGGGTGACATTTTGCAAACATAGTCCGACTTACACACCCAGcatacacagagcaacattagcatccATTTCGAGTCATATTTCTTTCTTGCCTTCAGATATAACTCAAATAGtatcatttttatgttgtggGGTCAGTGAGAGCCATGAGACTCAACTGGCCACTGTATGTGCAGGTTGGAGAAACAAAATGGTTTGCTAAAATCTGAGTAGAGGTGTAGAGATGGGTGTTGTTAATGGGACTGATAAGTGACCTTTTCACAGTGGACTGTAGGGTATAGGACTGccacttttaattaaaaattctaacatttatttgcatgtcagaaaatcaaaatgtaatgtCTATGAGCACTGCGTTTAGGCCCAGTTATccttatattattatatattttgaatttaCTTGTTAGgattttttctttacattgaaatattaaaactgtatttaaaactGCATAAATAGCATAAGCATTGCAATAACATTTTAGTCAATTTTAATGGGCAGTTTTGAGACTGCCTCAGACTGTAGTGCAGTGATGACACTTACAAGGATACCAGGGGTCAGAGAGAGATGCTGGTCAATACCAGGTCATGGGTGAGAGGTGAAACACTGAATCAGGCAGGTTTGGCAGGAGGCAGGGAAGGACTAGTTGAGACCAGTTTGGTCGAGTGGTTAAATTGTGCTCATTCAGAATTTTTCAAGGAAATGATATACATGCATCTTGAAAACATCAAGGACAGCACAAATCAAAGTCGTGCAGACTCGTTTCCATTGTGGTCCTTGGAGGTGCCTGTGACCTCTCTGGGGTTCAGGGAGTCAGGGTTCAGTTGCCTTACCTCTGGGGTCATTCGGCTAATGGTGGGCAAGTCATACCCAGCGCCCAGGAAGTTTGGAGCGTAGACCTGCAGCTGAAAGTCACTCAGCCATTGGACAACGGCCTCTGAGCTCtaagggagagaaaacagggGGCATGCGGTCACTGGTTCCGTGTCTACTTCTTCAACAGCCACTTTTCCTCAGCAGGGCCAAGTATTGCCAAACAGAGGCCATAATATAATTACTATAGCAAGGGACTTTTCCCTGgattttgtgtctgtcagtaTATCCTTTCAATATATTCTGATGTCACAAATACATTTAGGGATGATTATAACTGTAACATCTGGCCCCTGACAAGGTCAACAAATTAGCCTCTGTTAGCCCTGCTTGGCCCTGTAGTGAAAACCAGGCTTAAGTTAGGAAGGAGAAAAGCCCTGCCTCAAGTATCTAGTATGCTCCAGCAAGAGCTGCAGATTAGCAACAGCAGGCTAATCTGCATTTGACGCTTAACAGCTGGAAAGGAGACAAAATAGGATTTATGTTTGAGGAGAGAGGCCAGAAAATGCTTCAGTGTAGTGGAGACCACGCTAAAAAAACTGACTGTAGAAGCAGACACACTCATTGTCACATACTTCCCCACAACAAATATCCTTCCTCAAATATGCTAACACTTTAGAATAGCTCAGTTCGATTTTAGTTTTTAGCTACTCTTAGCTTCTTTTAGCTAATTATCTCTAAGttgatttcatcatttttgactGAGGCTCAGTCTTAAAAATGTGCTTGAGATATGTTCAGTGCTAAGCTGTTTCAACCTAAATGTACACAGTTTTTAAGTTCAATTGtagatttttaataaaatgcGTTGCACCACACAAAACAGATCTTATCTAGAGATCTGGCTTTTTACATTCACTAACTTCCAGGTGTAACTGTTGCGTAGCTAACTGAACCAACTGACAAAGTTAACATTAGCTTGCTATTACCAGCTATTGAGGAGTAAAAGAGGAATCATTAAATATATATGACCtgacacaaaaaataatcaggtgagttttaaaattacatttcaccaaaacaacacaatataGTTCAAATAACCAATAATAGCAAACAATTCAAGTACACCATTAACTCTCCTTTTAGCAATGTTTTgggtctctaccaactccttTATAGTTggtaaatgctccactgtgttcaccagctaatcACTTTGTCTTCATAAACAGTAAGCTGAAACTTTCTATAAATTTCCataaagctgaggggaactgcagattGCAGATTCAAAAGACAATTTTCTGCAGGCTCATTGTTACACTTTGATATTATCACAATTCTCAAATTCTCTGTTTATAAATCatcattataaaaaatatagttTATAACTGTTTCACATAATTTTTGAAGTCCTCAGACTATTATTTTTGGCAGTTATGCTACAGATTTGTGACACCAGTTCCCTGTTCACATAGATATCCAACCAGGATACATTACCTGGTGTTTATTAAGACATTCAAGTTTTATTGGTGCATCCCAGTATAATAAATCATTAGT encodes the following:
- the caskin1 gene encoding caskin-1 isoform X1, with the protein product MGKDQELLQAVKTEDLLTVQKLLQRPRPGKAKLLGSAKKVNVNFQDTDGFSPLHHAALNGNLELISLLLESQAAVDIRDQKGMRPLHYAAWQGKAEPMKMLLKSGSSVNGQSDEGQIPLHLSAQHGHYDVSEMLLQHQSNPCIVDNAGKTPLDLACEFGRVGVVQLLLSSNMCAALLEPKKGDTTDPNGTSPLHLAAKNGHIDIIRLLIQAGIDINRQTKAGTALHEAALCGKTEAVRLLLDSGINATVRNTYSQTALDIVYQFTATQASREIKQLLRDASAALQVRALKDYCNNYDLTSLNIKAGDVITVLEQHPDGRWKGCIHDNRTGNDRVGYFPSTMVEVISKRTGLASTVICTQQFQKIPLVPPATVAPANAVVNGNDTTFHQIHILPPPPPPPPHSHQPLLPLFTSFGYNRSPVTTPQGDTPTAPGCRGSEASPHSSPTPSSGPHGGSNEEIWVLRKPVAGGDRSSVGSSGSVTSVRSSGSGQSAGSAAHILHAQAEGVKLLATVLSQSAKAKEHLLEQSKSVDQPAAGSASSSRTSSQSGCPLHEAPPYDATATRKGEVPGEGKSSEAVVQWLSDFQLQVYAPNFLGAGYDLPTISRMTPEDLTAIGITKPGHRKKMTSEINKLNVSEWLPDQKPANLGEWLSAIGLSQYHQVLVQNGYENIDFITDITWEDLQEIGITKLGHQKKLMLAVKRLAEMQRGSDGRGSLRKKPPPITQQQEVMSVDSPPPDEVMSPKMSTFQDSELSTELQSAMTQPGQEVKAQRTRSLSKDHDEVMTGGGGGGTGPPKKEARTMRQQSSQGSTSSHRGSVSSQGKHRHSHSHSQPAPPYTPPHTPTKTRTSSSSSTSSAQSAPSPQAKPKPSPQFIQGERPQSPRSHPPQSPTHRGAPCIQPQPQPQPQPQQQPQPQQQQQQPLVQPQNQAHSQHHSQTQMMEVRESQQPQVPLLCLPPEVELAEGEGAEPSALQKKRAHSLNRYAVSDGECDEKAGGGGGGGEGEAEVVGNQSSAVVRGEGGKYATVTHRVSRSHSVRNQEKNANRNQTQSFALRQKKKGPPPPPPKRSSSAISSSNSNLTDANTLQQTHTTTGGMLDVPYHQQRRASDLGVSVETAAVETSSMGSVRSIAAMLEMSSIGGGAKGMALQKNFLQVGKTRDAIGLDGEVVNRRRTISGPVTELVAAARRNQPTPSALPSPSVQPETSPPTVNSSSPHPPSSPHPSSGGSSSSSENLPFAEEGSLTIRRQGRGEGEGQCVFCVCLQGDGEGPQGDGGYPQEDISNVEATATLKRRPRSSKPHPNGSDFTLQESSTVKRRPKSRDKEPEGYADMATANGEPVATGPPNTTQPVPYQNGTATMKRRPVSDAGVTEQPQPLPQQQPQPQVTAAPRRDSVDQGAPVVNEGGPQRKPKPPVSPKPVVGQIKRQGGPQTPPQPSSNKRVPLPGPGTPGSPVEGKKIPPPVSPKPVPPPTAPKPAKLIHSMTSPPSPTPAPAPVKQHSAVARQTSSPPSFPPSNTPSPPNAKPPSPSAQSPHTPQTPTTPQTPQTPATPSPTPPPVKPPRSSIGGVSVDSGMVGGGVTAPPATTTPDFSVDSLVHQKLEETSASLAAALRAVEDKILRQEDSVAEQKTTVSILDDIGSMFDDLADQLDAMLE
- the caskin1 gene encoding caskin-1 isoform X6 produces the protein MGKDQELLQAVKTEDLLTVQKLLQRPRPGKAKLLGSAKKVNVNFQDTDGFSPLHHAALNGNLELISLLLESQAAVDIRDQKGMRPLHYAAWQGKAEPMKMLLKSGSSVNGQSDEGQIPLHLSAQHGHYDVSEMLLQHQSNPCIVDNAGKTPLDLACEFGRVGVVQLLLSSNMCAALLEPKKGDTTDPNGTSPLHLAAKNGHIDIIRLLIQAGIDINRQTKAGTALHEAALCGKTEAVRLLLDSGINATVRNTYSQTALDIVYQFTATQASREIKQLLRDASAALQVRALKDYCNNYDLTSLNIKAGDVITVLEQHPDGRWKGCIHDNRTGNDRVGYFPSTMVEVISKRTGLASTVICTQQFQKIPLVPPATVAPANAVVNGNDTTFHQIHILPPPPPPPPHSHQPLLPLFTSFGYNRSPVTTPQGDTPTAPGCRGSEASPHSSPTPSSGPHGGSNEEIWVLRKPVAGGDRSSVGSSGSVTSVRSSGSGQSAGSAAHILHAQAEGVKLLATVLSQSAKAKEHLLEQSKSVDQPAGSASSSRTSSQSGCPLHEAPPYDATATRKGEVPGEGKDLTAIGITKPGHRKKMTSEINKLNVSEWLPDQKPANLGEWLSAIGLSQYHQVLVQNGYENIDFITDITWEDLQEIGITKLGHQKKLMLAVKRLAEMQRGSDGRGSLRKKPPPITQQQEVMSVDSPPPDEVMSPKMSTFQDSELSTELQSAMTQPGQEVKAQRTRSLSKDHDEVMTGGGGGGTGPPKKEARTMRQQSSQGSTSSHRGSVSSQGKHRHSHSHSQPAPPYTPPHTPTKTRTSSSSSTSSAQSAPSPQAKPKPSPQFIQGERPQSPRSHPPQSPTHRGAPCIQPQPQPQPQPQQQPQPQQQQQQPLVQPQNQAHSQHHSQTQMMEVRESQQPQVPLLCLPPEVELAEGEGAEPSALQKKRAHSLNRYAVSDGECDEKAGGGGGGGEGEAEVVGNQSSAVVRGEGGKYATVTHRVSRSHSVRNQEKNANRNQTQSFALRQKKKGPPPPPPKRSSSAISSSNSNLTDANTLQQTHTTTGGMLDVPYHQQRRASDLGVSVETAAVETSSMGSVRSIAAMLEMSSIGGGAKGMALQKNFLQVGKTRDAIGLDGEVVNRRRTISGPVTELVAAARRNQPTPSALPSPSVQPETSPPTVNSSSPHPPSSPHPSSGGSSSSSENLPFAEEGSLTIRRQGRGEGEGQCVFCVCLQGDGEGPQGDGGYPQEDISNVEATATLKRRPRSSKPHPNGSDFTLQESSTVKRRPKSRDKEPEGYADMATANGEPVATGPPNTTQPVPYQNGTATMKRRPVSDAGVTEQPQPLPQQQPQPQVTAAPRRDSVDQGAPVVNEGGPQRKPKPPVSPKPVVGQIKRQGGPQTPPQPSSNKRVPLPGPGTPGSPVEGKKIPPPVSPKPVPPPTAPKPAKLIHSMTSPPSPTPAPAPVKQHSAVARQTSSPPSFPPSNTPSPPNAKPPSPSAQSPHTPQTPTTPQTPQTPATPSPTPPPVKPPRSSIGGVSVDSGMVGGGVTAPPATTTPDFSVDSLVHQKLEETSASLAAALRAVEDKILRQEDSVAEQKTTVSILDDIGSMFDDLADQLDAMLE